The Aspergillus flavus chromosome 6, complete sequence nucleotide sequence CAATTTGGAAGTTCGTCCGACTTTTGTCAACAAAGGGTTCATCGCAAGCCGACTAGTCAACGAATACGGGACTGGCCCTGGACAGGCTCCTGAATTCATCTTCTGCTCTGGGGACGACTTTACTGATGAAGGTATGTCTAGTCCGTCTCTGGCTAGTGGGTATCATCAATGATGGCTAATTTGTCACAGATATGTTTCGAGCCCTTCAAAAGTTCGACCTCCCACAAGATCATGTCTACTCCGTAACCGTCGGTGCTAGTTCGAAGCAGACTTCTGCCAGTTGGCATCTGTTGGAGCCAGCTGACGTGATTGAGACAGTCACGATGCTCAACAGTAGCTCCACTCAAGACTACTGATGTCGGCAGACTTTCTCCTTTGGCCTCTGTGACGTTTGTGCGACCTAGGCTACGACATGAGTGTCGGCTTTCCATGATAGAGCATCGACGGTAGATGTCCATCATTCTATAAACCATATCATTCTAGAGGCGTAGAGGAGACAAGTGCTTTTGACGGTGGCCATCTGTTAGAGGCGTCATGATGGGGTTTTGGCATTGTCGTTATTTAGAGAACATCCGTTAGCGAAGTTGTAGCACAACCTGGCTAGGTGGagttgttgtttttcttttttccctcgtCGGTTAGGCGCAGAGTTTCATTGCCTCCCTTTGCTTTTCCACTGTCCTTTTTATAATATGTCATAGATGGACTTGCTCGGCCGCTGTTGCATAATGTGTTAGAGATTAGATAGACCAGAGATGAGAGTCATATAAGGACAGAATATTACATGCTCTGTTACATTCAGGGATAAAGCCCTACCGAGACACCGGAGTGGTTGGACTTTTTGGGGTGGAGGTGCGCAAGCCcgttataaataaattactgCTCCGTACTTTTGTTGTACTGTATCTAACAAATTGTGGGGTCTGTACTACAGTATTGTGTATGTACAAAGTGGAGTATGGTTCCTCAAGGAACTaagatacggagtacacaaCTGGGGCCAACAACCTCTCCTGCCCTGTTCAAGTTTTCACACAATGCATTCATGAATCCACTGATCGCCGCCTTTTTGCCCCCCTCGGTAGTCAGGGGGGCACCCAGCCTAGGAATCATAATGACTGCTTCACGGACTTCTGTGCGAAGCGGTTTCTATTCATCCGGCTCTTTCACATCCCTCTTACTAATCCATTTCCCCCGCAAGTTCCTGGACACTTGGTTGCTTTGACTCcggaaaaaggaaaaggaaatgagagACATAAGACAGAGGAAGTCATTGGGTCTCTCCACTGGTCATGAGCCCTATTCTGAGTTGTGGTCCTAATGGCTTCGGCGAACAAGCCGTGCATGACAACACGACCCTTTTCCGTCAATTTTCTCACAAAATTCCTCTGGGTTGTCGGTAGATCTGCTTTCAAACCCTATGTACACAACATTGGGTATTGGTCTGTACAAAACTCGATCAATGGCAAGGTCTCCCTTGTGAATCACCAGCTCAATTACTCGACAGCCCGGAAACGTATCTCTGCCGAATAGCAAATATGCTGGACAGAGTACCCAATGGCACTAGCTATTCTCAGCCCATGgtcaatgaagaagaagacgacatACGTCAAGATGAGACTGCGAGCGGCGTTGGAAATGCTCCCGGCAACAGAGAATCAAACGAGGATCCCTGCCGGACGAAAGAGTTCTTCAAGACACCCACAAATGTCAGTAACGCCGGTGCGTTGGCCTCAAAAACGTTGTCGCTGGTCCGCACCAGAGAATCGAACAGAGAAATTGGGCCTCCGCCCGACGGCGGTTTCCTGGCCTGGTTTCAGGTCGCCTTGGGCCACTTTGTCATTTTCAACACTTGGGGCTACATTAATAGCTTTGGCGTTTTCCAGACCTACTATACTGAAACACTAGGGCATCCTCCATCTGACATCTCCTGGGTAGGAAGTATTCAAATAttcttgcttttttttattggGACTTTCTCTGGACGTGCAACCGACGCGGGATACTTCAAGGTCACCTTGGTGATGGGAGCGGTGCTGGAGTTGTTTTGCATTTTTATGACATCTTTGTCCACCAAGTACTGGCAGTTGTTCTTGGCCCAAGGCGTCGGGCAAGGAATTGGCTGTGGGCTCATGTTTTGCCCTACCATTGCCCTAGTGCCTACGTATTTCACCAAGAGGCGCTCGATTGCCATGGGGATTGTGGCCTCTGGATCAGCAACTGGGGGCTTAGTGTTTCCCGCCGTCGTTATGCGTCTGCTGCCTCGGATTGGATATGGATGGACCATGCGAATCCTCGGCTTTATCTCTTTGGGCACACTAACACCCTGCTTGCTCTTTCTGAAGCAAAGGTTACCACCGCGCCAAAGTGGTCCGCTCGTTGAATGGGCTGCCTTCAAGGAGCCTTCCTATGCGTTGTTTGCCATTGGCATGTTCCTCAACTTCTGGGGCATCTATATCGGTTTCTTCTACATTGGTAGTTTTGCCCGCAATATCATTGGTGTCTCCCAGTCAACCTCGATCGATGTGCTCCTGGTTATGAATGGTGTGGGACTTCTAGGCCGGTTGATTCCGAACCTCATGGCTGACTGGTATACCGGGCCACTGAACCTGCTGGTCCCCTGTAGCCTGGCTACTGGGGTGGTTGCATACTGTTGGGCTGCCGTGAACAGCCCCGGGGGGATGTACGCCTTTAGCGTTTTTTATGGTCTCGCTGCGGCTGGTATCCAGTCTCTATTCCCTGCGACACTCAGTACCCTCACAACAGACCTGAAAAAGGCCGGCGTGAGGATGGGAATGGTTCTCAGCGTGGTGGCTGTCGCTGCTCTCATCGGCTCTCCGATCGCGGGGGCATTGATCCAACTAAATGACGGGCAGTATTTGTATGCTCAGATGTTCATGGGCAGTGCGGTTGTTGCTGGTGCAGTGACCTTGTTTGCAGCGAGAGTGGCCAAACTGGGGTTCTCCTGGCAACGGTCATGAGGTTGTTGGAAAATGCGCAGCATCTGTAAGGGAAATCAATGACGCCATGCCATAAAAGGGGatatgtgtgtgtgtgtgtgtgtgtgtgtttgATGTGTATGTAACAGACCTGTAAACTCTGACTGTATATAGATTGATATTATACTACCTAGCTATCACTTACCAATCGTGCATACCGGGTGATGATTTGTAGCCTTGGAATTTGGTGAAAGTAATAATATGCTGGTGCTGATTGAATCACTCGGGGTGGGTCA carries:
- a CDS encoding putative MFS monocarboxylate transporter (unnamed protein product), translating into MLDRVPNGTSYSQPMVNEEEDDIRQDETASGVGNAPGNRESNEDPCRTKEFFKTPTNVSNAGALASKTLSLVRTRESNREIGPPPDGGFLAWFQVALGHFVIFNTWGYINSFGVFQTYYTETLGHPPSDISWVGSIQIFLLFFIGTFSGRATDAGYFKVTLVMGAVLELFCIFMTSLSTKYWQLFLAQGVGQGIGCGLMFCPTIALVPTYFTKRRSIAMGIVASGSATGGLVFPAVVMRLLPRIGYGWTMRILGFISLGTLTPCLLFLKQRLPPRQSGPLVEWAAFKEPSYALFAIGMFLNFWGIYIGFFYIGSFARNIIGVSQSTSIDVLLVMNGVGLLGRLIPNLMADWYTGPLNLLVPCSLATGVVAYCWAAVNSPGGMYAFSVFYGLAAAGIQSLFPATLSTLTTDLKKAGVRMGMVLSVVAVAALIGSPIAGALIQLNDGQYLYAQMFMGSAVVAGAVTLFAARVAKLGFSWQRS